One Deltaproteobacteria bacterium DNA segment encodes these proteins:
- a CDS encoding 4Fe-4S binding protein translates to MMETVHEKLSKRLDKLPIPYPATASGVEVRILENWFTEKEAEIALAMNGFPESVNAIAERLAMDTEVLAPLLDAMASKGVIFRIAKGEKRLYNLVPLAEGMWEFHINANTPDDVRTLRTYFDEFMRKGWYGTPTSQHRIIPISESLSADMEILSYELAEEIIKAQTKIAVAPCICRKEERMLGGGCDHPLETCMAFGAGAYFYIDNGLGREISQAEALTILKEGMDCGLVLQPGNGQKAWNMCMCCGCCCALLKTLKKMEKPAAVAHTNFYASVLADECTACGVCEEKCPMEAIRVTDDVAVVNRDRCIGCGVCVGACAFDAVKLHKKDVADRYIPPGDVVEMQTRIAKERGLL, encoded by the coding sequence ATGATGGAAACAGTGCATGAAAAACTCTCGAAGCGTCTGGATAAACTGCCGATCCCCTATCCGGCAACAGCCTCTGGTGTGGAGGTCAGGATCCTGGAAAACTGGTTCACCGAGAAAGAGGCGGAGATAGCCCTTGCCATGAACGGCTTTCCCGAATCTGTTAACGCGATCGCCGAGCGCCTGGCCATGGATACCGAAGTGTTGGCGCCTCTTCTCGATGCAATGGCCTCCAAGGGGGTCATCTTCCGGATCGCCAAGGGAGAGAAACGCCTCTACAACCTTGTCCCACTGGCGGAAGGGATGTGGGAGTTCCACATCAACGCAAATACACCGGACGATGTCCGGACCCTGCGGACCTACTTCGACGAGTTCATGCGGAAGGGCTGGTACGGCACCCCGACGAGCCAGCATCGGATCATCCCCATTTCGGAGAGCCTGTCCGCCGACATGGAGATCCTGAGCTATGAACTGGCGGAAGAGATCATCAAGGCACAGACGAAGATCGCCGTTGCCCCCTGCATCTGCAGAAAGGAAGAACGGATGTTGGGCGGGGGGTGTGATCATCCCTTAGAGACCTGCATGGCCTTCGGCGCAGGGGCCTATTTCTACATCGACAACGGCCTCGGCAGGGAGATCTCGCAGGCCGAGGCCCTGACCATTCTCAAGGAAGGCATGGATTGCGGGCTCGTTCTCCAGCCGGGCAACGGTCAGAAGGCCTGGAACATGTGCATGTGCTGCGGGTGCTGTTGCGCGCTCCTGAAAACGCTGAAGAAGATGGAAAAGCCCGCGGCAGTGGCCCACACAAATTTCTACGCCTCGGTGCTGGCGGATGAATGTACCGCATGCGGTGTCTGTGAGGAAAAGTGCCCCATGGAGGCGATCCGGGTTACGGATGACGTTGCGGTGGTGAACCGGGATCGGTGCATCGGCTGCGGCGTCTGTGTGGGTGCCTGCGCGTTCGACGCCGTCAAGCTCCACAAGAAAGACGTTGCCGACCGGTATATACCGCCCGGGGATGTGGTCGAAATGCAGACCCGCATCGCAAAGGAACGCGGACTTTTATAA